A genome region from Labilibaculum antarcticum includes the following:
- a CDS encoding MFS transporter, whose translation MCDQKIKLKEKIGYGFGDFASSMFWKLFSMFLMIFYTDVYGISPESVATMFLLVRLWDSINDPLMGVLCDRTNTKQGKFRPYLLWAAVPFALIGISTFMTPDLGTTGKLIYAYVTYTLMMMVYTAVNVPYSSLMGVMSSSPAERTSLASFRFIGAFSGGIFVTATAAWFIGMFEESGVSEAQGYQYTVSIYAVLAALFFMLTYKFTKERVKPAKKEKSSIRNDFKDLMKNIPWFIMVAAGIASLIFNSLRDGSMMYYFKYFVRDQEVGGFGLVNWEALASAYMTLWLISNIIGVLLAKPVSAIIGKKKTFLYAMIIAGITSLTLFWIQADQIYLMFGINVIIGISAGIVFPLIWAMYADIADFSEWKTGRRATGLIFSSSSMSQKMGWTIGGAITGWILAAYGFEANVEQTVESTKGIRLMLSLFPAIGAFLAAVFIYFYSLNEVFMKKIEEELITRRNG comes from the coding sequence ATGTGCGATCAGAAAATTAAACTAAAAGAGAAAATTGGGTACGGGTTTGGAGATTTTGCTTCTTCAATGTTTTGGAAGTTATTTTCCATGTTCCTGATGATTTTTTATACAGATGTATATGGAATATCACCAGAGTCAGTGGCTACTATGTTTCTTCTTGTCCGACTATGGGATAGTATTAACGATCCATTAATGGGCGTTTTATGCGATCGTACAAATACAAAGCAGGGTAAATTTCGCCCTTACCTGCTTTGGGCAGCAGTTCCATTTGCATTAATAGGTATTTCAACTTTTATGACCCCTGATTTAGGAACAACAGGTAAGTTAATTTATGCCTATGTAACATATACTTTAATGATGATGGTATACACAGCGGTAAATGTGCCGTACTCATCTCTAATGGGTGTCATGTCGTCAAGTCCTGCAGAACGTACTTCATTAGCCTCATTCCGTTTTATTGGTGCTTTCTCTGGAGGGATCTTTGTAACAGCAACAGCAGCTTGGTTTATTGGTATGTTTGAGGAAAGTGGTGTTTCTGAAGCACAAGGGTATCAGTATACGGTTTCAATTTATGCGGTGTTAGCAGCTTTGTTTTTTATGCTGACTTACAAATTCACTAAAGAACGCGTAAAACCAGCAAAAAAAGAGAAGTCGTCTATCAGAAATGACTTCAAAGATTTGATGAAGAATATACCATGGTTCATTATGGTGGCAGCTGGTATTGCTTCTCTTATCTTTAATTCCTTACGTGATGGTTCCATGATGTACTATTTTAAATATTTCGTTAGAGATCAAGAAGTAGGAGGATTTGGATTAGTCAACTGGGAGGCTTTAGCTTCAGCTTATATGACTTTATGGCTTATCTCTAATATTATTGGTGTTCTTTTGGCTAAACCTGTGTCAGCAATTATCGGTAAGAAAAAAACATTTTTGTATGCCATGATAATTGCGGGAATTACCAGTTTGACACTTTTCTGGATTCAGGCAGATCAAATCTATTTGATGTTCGGAATTAATGTCATCATTGGAATTTCGGCAGGTATTGTATTTCCTCTTATTTGGGCAATGTATGCAGATATTGCTGATTTTTCTGAATGGAAAACAGGACGTCGTGCCACAGGTCTTATCTTTTCGTCCTCTTCTATGTCTCAAAAAATGGGATGGACAATTGGTGGCGCTATAACGGGGTGGATATTGGCTGCTTATGGATTTGAAGCGAATGTTGAGCAAACAGTCGAGTCCACTAAAGGTATTAGGTTGATGCTGAGTCTTTTTCCAGCAATTGGTGCCTTCTTAGCGGCTGTTTTCATCTATTTTTATTCTCTAAACGAAGTGTTTATGAAGAAGATAGAAGAAGAACTTATTACCAGAAGAAATGGGTAA
- a CDS encoding glycoside hydrolase 5 family protein, with translation MCILPLLSVGQENIENFISVKGNKLMNGDKEFRFVSFNIPTLNYNEDVFEFDRLHPYSLPDEFEIRDVMETVKQVGGQVIRMYTLPVRIENESNTAPTYIEGPGQFVEESFKTMDLVLALANEYNIRIVFSTLNNFRWMGGVPQYCGFRGKDRGVFYTDPEIIADYKATLNFVINRKNSITGEFYKDDKAILCWETGNELYSTPEWTNEICGYIKSLDKNHLTMDGFFAFDDRPVMESSIGNPNVDIICSHHYELNPAEFVRNVKRNIELIDGKKPYLIGECGFVSTTALEMCIDYVINSDITGLLVWGIRGHRSEGGFYWHSEPLGYGRYKAYHWPGFESGSTYDEKNLFAMMRKQASKISGNKMPELSAPSIPELLPIAHVSTISWKGSTGALGYDIYRSEKKKGPYKLVGYNISDAVNQYVPLFEDNTAKKGKSYYYRIKAKNEYGSSDYSNTVGPVKVETLGLIDNMNNFGKVYFSTENVSLETDRDRVFKEDMYRFKAGPEEKMIYYVPGNIKRIRIYSFCQQAVSNLRLLTSKDNDNYKSVDVQPNIYDNGKGDYGYWVPIVHDVEVNQESSYLKIEFNLESQISRVELYYE, from the coding sequence GTAGGTCAGGAGAATATAGAGAATTTTATTTCTGTAAAAGGAAATAAATTAATGAATGGCGATAAGGAATTTAGATTTGTTTCATTTAATATTCCAACACTAAATTACAACGAGGATGTCTTTGAATTTGATCGCCTACATCCTTACAGTTTACCTGATGAGTTCGAAATCAGAGATGTAATGGAAACGGTGAAACAAGTTGGAGGTCAGGTAATAAGAATGTACACACTTCCTGTTCGTATAGAAAATGAATCTAACACCGCCCCTACTTATATTGAAGGACCTGGTCAATTTGTGGAAGAGTCATTTAAAACCATGGATTTGGTATTGGCACTTGCTAATGAATACAACATTCGAATTGTTTTTTCAACATTGAATAACTTCCGTTGGATGGGTGGCGTTCCTCAATATTGCGGTTTCAGGGGCAAAGATAGAGGCGTTTTTTATACCGATCCAGAGATTATTGCTGATTATAAAGCAACATTAAACTTCGTAATTAATAGAAAGAATTCTATAACTGGCGAATTTTACAAAGATGATAAAGCCATTTTATGCTGGGAAACAGGTAATGAACTTTATTCAACACCTGAATGGACGAATGAGATTTGTGGATATATAAAAAGTTTAGATAAGAATCACCTTACTATGGATGGTTTCTTTGCTTTCGATGATCGTCCTGTAATGGAAAGTTCAATAGGCAATCCAAATGTTGATATCATTTGTTCGCACCATTATGAGCTTAATCCAGCGGAATTTGTGAGAAACGTTAAAAGAAATATTGAGCTTATTGATGGTAAGAAACCATACTTAATCGGAGAATGTGGTTTTGTAAGTACTACTGCTTTGGAAATGTGTATCGACTATGTCATTAATTCTGACATAACAGGTCTTCTCGTTTGGGGAATACGTGGTCATCGTTCTGAAGGTGGATTTTATTGGCATTCAGAACCTTTAGGTTATGGACGTTACAAAGCTTACCATTGGCCAGGTTTCGAGAGTGGGAGTACATACGATGAAAAGAATCTTTTTGCAATGATGCGCAAACAAGCTTCTAAAATTAGTGGCAATAAAATGCCAGAACTTTCAGCTCCAAGTATTCCTGAATTATTACCAATTGCACATGTTTCAACAATCTCTTGGAAAGGTTCAACGGGCGCTTTGGGCTATGATATATATCGTTCTGAAAAGAAGAAAGGACCATATAAGTTGGTTGGTTATAATATTTCTGATGCAGTAAATCAGTATGTTCCATTGTTTGAAGACAACACAGCAAAAAAAGGGAAGTCATACTATTATAGAATAAAAGCAAAAAACGAATATGGTAGCTCTGATTATTCTAACACTGTTGGTCCAGTAAAAGTGGAAACCTTAGGACTGATTGATAACATGAATAATTTCGGGAAAGTGTATTTCTCTACTGAAAATGTTAGTTTGGAAACTGATAGAGATCGTGTCTTTAAAGAAGATATGTACCGCTTTAAAGCAGGTCCTGAAGAAAAAATGATTTACTACGTTCCAGGTAACATCAAAAGAATAAGAATTTATAGTTTTTGTCAGCAAGCCGTTAGCAATTTAAGGTTATTAACCTCTAAGGATAACGACAACTATAAGAGTGTTGACGTACAGCCGAACATTTATGATAATGGAAAAGGTGATTATGGCTACTGGGTACCAATTGTACATGATGTAGAGGTAAATCAAGAATCTTCATATTTAAAAATTGAATTCAATCTAGAATCTCAGATTAGTAGAGTTGAGTTATATTATGAGTAG